One Hevea brasiliensis isolate MT/VB/25A 57/8 chromosome 5, ASM3005281v1, whole genome shotgun sequence genomic region harbors:
- the LOC110672751 gene encoding leucine-rich repeat receptor-like protein kinase PXL1 gives MQAQLLFFYCFIGLSLVFVEGAQNIHYDELSTLLSIKSSLIDPSNQLKDWKMPSNGSKNESLHCNWTGVWCNAEGFVEKLALSNMNLSGSVSHQIQGLLSLSFLDISRNGFASSLPKSLGNLTSLKSIDVSQNNFIGSFPTGVGRASGLSSVNASGNNFSGFLPEDLGNATSLESLDFRGSFFEGSIPTSFKNLQKLKFLGLSGNNLTGKIPKEIGQLSSLETIILGYNEFEGEIPAELGNLTNLQYLDLAVGTLSGQIPAKLGMLKQLTTVYLYKNNFTGKIPPQLGNITSLQFLDLSDNQISGEIPVEIAELKNLQLLNLMCNQLMGPIPSRLGEVTKLEVLELWRNSLIGTLPMNLGQNSPLRWLDVSSNSLSGDIPPGLCDSGNLTKLILFNNSFFGPIPVGLSTCQSLVRVRMQNNLISGTIPVGFGSLPILQRLELAHNNLTGEIPDDIALSASLSFIDVSQNHLESSLPYSILSIPNLQTFMASNNNLQGKIPDQFQDCPSLSVLDLSTNHLSGTIPGSIASCEKLVNLNLKNNHLAGEIPKEISTMPTLAILDLSNNSLVGQIPKNFGNSPALEMVNFSYNNLEGPVPSNGILMTINPNDLIGNAGLCGGVLPPCSPSSPISKRRENLHIHHIIIGFTIAFSVLLSLAIAFFTGRWLYERWYLCNSFFYDWFNKSSKEWPWILVAFQRVSFTSSDILACIKESNIIGMGGTGIVYKAEVNRPHVAVAVKKLWRTNTDIANGDDLFAEVSLLGRLRHRNIVRLLGYLHNETDEMMIYEYMPNGNLWSALHGKEAGKLLVDWVSRYNIAVGVAQGLNYLHHDCRPPVIHRDIKSNNILLDANLDARIADFGLARTMVHKNETVSMVAGSYGYIAPEYGYALKVDEKSDIYSFGVVLLELLTGKKPLDPEFGETIDVVEWIWRKIRNNRALEEALDSNIAGQCKHVQEEMLLVLRIAILCTAKNPKDRPSMRDVITMLGEAKPRRKSLCHNGVHNPSQEKQVFSNSPVIGLL, from the exons ATGCAAGCCCAGTTGCTATTCTTCTATTGTTTCATCGGTCTCTCTCTTGTTTTTGTTGAGGGAGCTCAAAACATACACTATGATGAATTGTCAACTCTATTATCGATCAAATCTAGCCTAATCGATCCATCAAATCAGCTCAAGGATTGGAAAATGCCAAGCAATGGATCTAAGAATGAATCACTTCATTGTAACTGGACTGGAGTGTGGTGCAACGCCGAAGGCTTTGTAGAGAAACTTGCACTCTCCAACATGAATCTCAGTGGCAGTGTATCACATCAAATTCAAGGCCTGCTTAGCCTTTCTTTTCTAGATATTTCCCGTAATGGGTTTGCCTCTTCATTGCCAAAATCATTGGGAAATCTTACTTCACTGAAGAGCATTGACGTGAGTCAAAATAACTTCATTGGCAGCTTCCCTACTGGCGTAGGAAGAGCCTCAGGGTTGTCTTCAGTCAATGCATCAGGCAACAACTTCTCAGGCTTTCTTCCTGAGGATCTTGGTAATGCAACATCACTCGAAAGCCTAGATTTTCGAGGGAGTTTCTTTGAAGGTTCAATTCCTACTTCTTTCAAGAATCTCCAGAAATtgaagtttcttggtctttctggTAATAATCTGACTGGAAAGATACCAAAAGAGATCGGCCAACTTTCTTCTCTAGAGACTATAATTCTTGGATATAATGAGTTTGAAGGTGAAATTCCAGCAGAGCTTGGCAACCTCACCAATCTTCAGTATCTTGACTTGGCAGTTGGCACTCTCAGTGGACAGATTCCTGCTAAATTGGGTATGCTGAAACAACTTACTACGGTTTATTTGTACAAGAACAATTTTACAGGAAAGATTCCACCACAACTTGGCAATATTACGTCACTGCAGTTTCTGGATCTTTCTGATAATCAGATTTCAGGAGAGATCCCAGTGGAGATAGCAGAACTGAAGAATTTGCAGCTCTTGAATTTGATGTGCAACCAGCTGATGGGTCCAATTCCTAGCAGGCTTGGTGAGGTGACCAAATTAGAGGTACTTGAGCTATGGAGGAACTCCTTGATAGGCACTTTGCCAATGAATCTTGGACAGAATTCACCACTGCGCTGGTTAGATGTGTCATCAAATTCATTATCTGGTGACATTCCACCAGGTTTGTGTGATTCTGGTAATCTCACTAAACTCATCCTCTTCAACAATTCCTTCTTTGGTCCAATCCCTGTAGGTCTCTCCACCTGCCAGTCATTAGTCCGTGTTCGGATGCAAAATAATCTTATTTCTGGGACAATTCCAGTTGGATTTGGAAGTCTCCCAATACTTCAAAGGCTGGAATTGGCTCATAACAATCTTACTGGTGAAATACCAGATGATATTGCTCTGTCTGCCTCGCTTTCTTTCATTGACGTCTCTCAGAACCACCTTGAATCGTCTCTCCCATATAGCATCCTCTCCATTCCTAACCTTCAGACCTTCATGGCCTCCAACAACAATTTGCAAGGCAAAATCCCAGACCAATTTCAAGACTGCCCATCTCTTTCAGTGCTTGACCTTTCAACCAACCATTTATCTGGAACAATTCCAGGAAGCATTGCTTCATGTGAAAAGTTGGTGAATCTGAACCTCAAAAACAATCATCTTGCTGGAGAAATACCAAAAGAAATCTCAACAATGCCCACATTAGCAATTCTTGACTTGTCCAACAATTCTCTGGTTGGTCAGATCCCAAAGAACTTTGGCAACTCACCGGCCCTGGAAATGGTCAACTTTTCATATAATAACCTTGAGGGTCCAGTTCCCTCCAATGGCATATTAATGACCATAAATCCAAATGATCTCATTGGCAATGCTGGTCTTTGTGGTGGTGTCCTTCCACCGTGTTCTCCAAGTTCTCCAATATCCAAGCGAAGAGAGAATTTGCACATCCATCACATAATTATTGGATTCACCATTGCATTCTCAGTACTCTTATCTCTTGCAATTGCATTTTTCACAGGGAGATGGTTGTATGAAAGATGGTACTTGTGTAACAGCTTCTTTTATGATTGGTTTAATAAAAGCAGCAAAGAGTGGCCATGGATTCTAGTAGCGTTCCAGCGAGTTAGCTTCACTAGCAGCGACATTCTAGCCTGCATAAAGGAATCAAATATCATTGGCATGGGAGGAACAGGCATTGTTTATAAGGCTGAGGTCAATCGGCCTCATGTAGCTGTGGCAGTAAAGAAACTATGGAGGACAAACACAGACATTGCAAATGGCGATGATCTATTTGCAGAAGTGAGTCTGTTGGGAAGGCTCCGGCACAGAAACATTGTGAGGCTGTTAGGGTATCTCCACAATGAAACAGATGAAATGATGATATATGAATACATGCCTAATGGAAACCTTTGGTCAGCTTTACACGGTAAGGAAGCTGGAAAGCTGTTGGTCGACTGGGTCTCAAGGTATAACATAGCAGTTGGGGTTGCACAGGGGCTGAACTACCTCCACCATGATTGTCGCCCACCTGTCATCCATCGCGATATCAAGTCCAACAATATACTGCTTGATGCAAACCTAGATGCAAGAATAGCAGATTTCGGATTGGCAAGGACGATGGTTCACAAGAATGAGACAGTATCAATGGTGGCAGGATCTTATGGATATATCGCCCCTG AATACGGATACGCTTTGAAGGTTGATGAGAAGAGTGACATATACAGCTTCGGTGTTGTACTTTTGGAGCTTCTAACAGGAAAAAAACCTCTAGATCCTGAATTTGGAGAAACTATTGATGTGGTGGAATGGATTTGGAGAAAGATTAGAAATAACAGAGCATTAGAAGAAGCATTAGACTCCAACATTGCAGGACAATGTAAACATGTGCAGGAAGAGATGCTCCTTGTTCTCCGTATCGCAATTCTTTGCACTGCAAAGAACCCCAAGGACAGACCATCTATGAGGGATGTCATAACAATGCTTGGAGAAGCAAAACCACGAAGGAAAAGCCTTTGTCACAATGGGGTACACAATCCTAGTCAAGAGAAGCAAGTCTTTAGCAACTCACCTGTAATAGGCCTTCTGTAG